Part of the Anomaloglossus baeobatrachus isolate aAnoBae1 chromosome 1, aAnoBae1.hap1, whole genome shotgun sequence genome, aaaaaacaacaaaaaaacccaaaaaaaccaacACTCCATAGTCTTAAATTGTAAATGAGACTTCCGGCTTCCACATACAGTGTAGAAAGGACCGGCAGATCTCATTTGTggcgatgtcactgagaagagatcgccgctggacaccggagagagcAGCGCtgggtgagtatattaacacactcatACCACTTTACATGCACATAAACTTAAGCAATAAAAAAAAGTTAGTGGGAGTGCTTCATTAAGAGTATATTGACAAAGGTGTGATTGTGGAAGAACATCCAGGGAAAGGGGATCCTGCAGCCAAATATAACGTTTGTGTTGCAATTGACATTTCCCAATACACGATTTGTTGTTCCTTAGCACAGATGGGCTATAACTACAGatgaagtctaaagggggctttacacgctacgatatcgctaatgcgaagtcgttggggtcacggaatttgtgacgcacatctggctgcattagcgatgccgttgcgtgtgacacctatgagcgattttgcatcatcgcaaaatcgctcatcggtgacatgggggtccattctcaaatatcgttactgcagcagtaacaaagttgttcctcgttcctgcggcagcacacatcgctccgtgtgacgccgcaggaacgaggaagctctccttacctgcctcccggccgcaatgcgaaggaaggaggtgggcgggatgttacgtcccgctcatctccgcccctccgcttctattgggcggtggttcagtgacgctgctgtgacgtcgctgtgacgctgaacgaatcgcccccttagaaaggaggcggttcgccggtcacagcgacgtcgccgggcaggtatgtgtgacagttctgggcgatgttgtgcggcacgggcagcgatttgcccgtgtcacacaacagatggggggcggatacccacgctagcgatatcggtaccgatatcgcagtatgtaaagcggcctttagtgctaTTTCTGTATAAGATAAAGTCAAGACTCCAGTAGGCAAAACAGTACAAAAACTAGATCACTGCAGTCAAATGAATCCAGATTTCTCTGGTACCATGCTGATGGGAGAGTCAGATTTTGGTGTACGTAAAATGAATTGATGAACACTTCCTGGACGCTCTCCACAGTTAAAGGGTAGCTGTCAAATGAGGTTTTTTCTTTCATAAATCAATTGTACACATGATAAGAAACTTTCTAATACATCTTAGAGAAATCTGGTTCGTTCTTCTCCAGGACTGATTCATTCTAAAAATTCTCAATTCatcagtaaaatctgtattcagtgaatgcAGACTTTCCCACTACTAAGATAGGACATAGCAGTTTATGTTCATAAAGTTCTATGGTGaaatgtacagtgaaggaaataattatttgatcgtgCTGatttaagtttgcccactgacaaagacatgaacagtctatagtgttaagggtaggttaattttaacagtaagaTATAGAATATACGAAataaattccagaaaatcacattgtataaggctatgtgcgcacgttgcgtactagccctgcagaaatttctgcagcgatctgaagagcacacgtgcgcttcaaattgctgcagaaaatgtccgtagaaaaaaaaaaaagccgattccatgcgctctgcctgcagctcctgccaaagacagagcaggagctgccggcaaagcgcacagaagaagtgacatgtcacttcttgaacgcagtgcttcgggcagcagccgaagccctgcgctctaagacgccacgtgcgcacggcccctgcacaatctccatagactgtgcaggggacgcaggacgcatgcagttacgctgcgctacatagcgcagcgtaactgcatgtatttacgcaacgtgcgcacatagcctaagacatttCTTGTCATTGATGATGAGGTTTCACACGTCAGGAAGAAATTTGAATCACTCCTTTTTGCAGATTATCTCtaaattaagattttgaggctgtcgcttggcaactcagagcttcagctccttccataaattttctatgggattaaggtctggagatttgctaggccactccatgaccttaatgtgcttctttttgagccactcctttgttgctttggctgtatgttttgggtcattggcgtgctggaagacccagccatggcccctttttaatgtcctggtggagggaagaagGTTGTCACTCAGGTTTTTACGGtaaatggctccatccattgtcccattgatgcagtgatGTAGTCTTGTGCCCTTAGCAgataaacacccccaaaacatgtttccacctccatgcttgacagtgggtacGGTGTTCTTTGaaccataggcagcatttctcttcctccaaacacagcgagttgagTTAATGTCAAAGAGCTcaatttgtttcatctgaccacagtgccccagatcgatgtagattgacactcattttgtatttcttccatttccttactattgcaccaacagttgtcaccTTCTCACCCAGCGTATTACTTATGGTTTTCATGCCGATtccagccttgtacaggtctatGATCATGTACCTAACATTCTTTGGTCTTGCCcacgttgtagaggttagagtctgactgattaatgaaTTGAATTAATGAATGTGTGAACAGGAGTTGTTTATGCAGTTGACAATCTAAGACAACTCTTTAATGCAGgtagattaggagcgtctaagtggtctgtaggagctagAACTCTTAATGGTTAGTAGGGAATCAGGTACTTATTACTATCTGCAAAATagaaatacatttttataatttatacaatgtgattttctggattttatttttgatattctatctctcactgttaaaattaacatacccttaaaattataggctgttcatgtctttgtcagtcgaCAAACTTACaatatcagcaagggatcaaatacttatttccttcactgtaactgTGTGTTTCAGAACTTTCAGcaaaatgtctgtgtctgcctctaagcTACTCCCTCCTCCTACCCTCTCCAtggaatcttataagcaccaactgtcatctcagcAATGTGAAACTCTGTCTTCGCTAAATATAGATTTTACATGATGAATATGAAGATTCAATCCAGAAGTTGaaaaagcaaatttctctgatatcATACAAAATTGATTATTttgatgtgtactattgatttatgaaataaaaatgtaaactATGGCTACTCTTTAAGTAAAGGGCAGAGCTGTGGTGAATGCTTTTTGGCACACCCTGGGTTTGTCATTACTTCTGGATGGACAATTAAGCAGCAGAGCTAATTTAGGCAATGTGCCAACCAAGTTCATCATTCTTATGACAGCTATTAACCCTATGGCAAAAGGACACTTTCAGCAGGTCAATATGCCATGGCAGCCCTAGAAAATAGATTGTGGAGGGGGGAGACTGAAAGATCTAtcaggtccaattttggactgccaatcCTTATCTTCTTCCAGAGAGAAATTGCTGGTGGTGGCACTTTCATACAGAACACAGCAGCACAGCCATATGAACGCTCTTGCATATGAAAGAGTTGGCCAAAATGGCTGCCGGGTGAATGGTTATTAAAACCATTGTACGCCTGAAAATCATATGACCATATGATGTGTATGGTGGGCCTTAGGATCTGATGGGTCCGCCTAGTCGTAGTCCAGTCACAGTAACCATGATGATCCTTCTCCACCAACAAATGTGCCTATAGTGGACACAAACATCATAACTGGAACATGGAACAATGTGGGAAGGTAGACTAGTCTGATGTGTATACAGCTGTGGCAAAAATTAAGGGACCACTATAAATTGtccgtttttctgatttttctctttataggtatatttttgagtaaaatgtaaattgtttttttattctataaactactgacaacatgtctccgaatttccaagcaataaattatttattttctgaaaatgagaaatggtcaaaataacaaaaattacAGTGCGCTTTCAGTCCTCAAATAAcgtaaagaaaacaagttcataatcatttagaaacaacaatactaatgttttatctcaggaagagttcagaaatcaatattttgtggaataagcatgatttttaatcacagctttcatgcgtcttggcataccttccaccagtctttcacactgcttttgggtgaccttatgccactcctggtacaaGAATGTAAGCagttttctttgtttgatggcttgtgactatccatcttcctcttgattacattccagaggttttcaaacaGGCACCATTTTAAAtacatgagacacacccatgggcagaggtTTTGTGGATAGCCAAATCCACCCGTCTTTCCAGATATCCGTAAAACCTGTCCCTGTAACGCCCTAATAAGCCTCAtggcactacaggtaccagagCGATATCAAGCTTTACACCACCTTCGTGATAAATGCCCTCCGCCATGTTACAGTATATATCAATAACCAGGTGCATGTTCAAAAACAAAAGCAGTATATTCTCTGAACATGGTTCTGCTGGAAAACCTAGGACTCTGGCATTCGTGTGGATGTTACTTTATCACCTACCTAAACATATTGGTATACCAAGTATACCTCTCCATGGCAGCGTTTTTTCCTAATGGCAGCGACTGCTTTCTGCAGGTTAATGTTACCTACAAATATTGTTCAGGAATGGTTTAAGAAACATGAAAATGCGCTAAAAGTGTAGACCACATTTTTCTGAGCTCCAGCTAATCTAGTCTTTGTGGGATATGTCGAAATAAGCCACACCTTTAAAGTTATAAGACTATAGTGATTCGCTGTTATTGTGTTGGTAATAGGCACCAGGACACTTTCAGACGTCCTTTTGTATTcttgctctgatgggtgcaaacttTGAATGTTGTTGCTACTAATCAGTGCAAGTAAAATTCCTCATCAATAATTACTCCACCCTCAGTCACCCAACAGCACAGCAGGCCGTGTTCCTCAGATTCGCTCACATTCACTTGGAATTTATGAACAATCTAACTCTGTATCAGCTTCTGGCCTTTAGGTCTCTGTGGGTTCATTTGTAAAAGGTGAAGATAGCCCATAATTTGAAATGCTGAGTGCCACGATCCATTACTTGTATGTATTACTGGTAATGTTATACTTAGCGGTCATGTGGAAGCAggcagcattaaagggaatctgtcaccacatttaccTATCTAAATTATTAATGTGGGCATACAGGTTATTgaatgctgaaaaatgtcatacctctttgtctcatatcagatgccttcttgtggaaaaatcatcttttatcctTTTATGCAAAttaagctcttccaggctatggggcgtatgctgcctggaagataagtcCGCCTCCAAAGAGTATTTAAAATAAAAGGGGcgataccagtgtgatgtgtgatggccgctctctgctctcactgcagagctgtgtgtgattaaacTGACACATTTACAGGTTCTTCTCAGCTTCAGCctacatctcacaggcagacagggttgcaatattgttgcaatgaagcagagcccaGTGAGCTGCAAAAAATGTGCTTGCAAGAAGTCAAATTTAATTTTCTCTGTTCTGGGTCAGTTACTTGTCTCCCACTGGTAACGCCCCttgtatttaaaataagctctggaggcgaaGTTATCTTCCAagcagcatccaccccatagcctggaagagctcatttacataaagtgattaaagatgatttatccacatcaAGGTATCTGATATGGGGCAGACaggtatgacatttttcagcattctataatctgtatgcccatattaataggttaaTTAAGTCAaatatggtgacagattctctttaaaaatactttccaTATAGAATCATTGCTAAAAGTTTTGAAACTGAAACAAATTTGGGTTTTAACAAAGTTGGCTTTATTGTTTTTTGATCCTTTAGCCAGATGTTTCTCTGGTTACTGAAATGCAGTTCTAAGTATTTTATTAAACTTTTGACAAATACATGACGTTTATGCAAAGACTCACTTTACTGTGTTGtcccttatttttcaagacttctgcagtGCATCTTGACATGTTGTATATCAGCTTCTGGTTCACATCTTGACTGATGACAACCCATTCTTGCCTAGACAGGGCTTGGCGTTTATAACAATTTCTGTGTTTGTACAACCAActtttgaggattgaccacagaTTGTCAATGGgatcgggattctgggatgtttccATGGATCTAAAATTTTAATATTTAGTTCACTGagccacttaggctatgtgcgcaaacAATgtttttttaccgtgtttttgagttgcgtttttgggctcaaaagtcgttgactttgcttccccagcaaagtctatgacttttcatttttgctgtccatacACAGCTTCTTTTTAAAGCTACGTTTTTtgaagtgaaaaaaaaatggacatgtcaattcttttctgcgtttttctatCACTATTGTCTTGTGAAATGGtaatccatcatgctggaaaaagcattgttcatcaccaaattgctcctgaatttttgggagaagttgctctcgcAGAATGTTTAGTTCCCATTATTCTTGACCATTTTCTTAGGTAACTGAGAGTAACGGCAATCCCTTGGATAAAAAGCAAACTCACACATGAATAATCTCATGATGCTTTACTGTTGGCGTAATACATCATGGTAAAGCGCAGAGTTTCTTCAGATAATtattcttaagctgggttcacacatagcgacaacgacgtcgctgttacgtcaccattttctgtgacgcaacagcaaccttgtaagttgctgttatgatcgctgcttagctgtcaaacacaacgcagcagtgatcataacgacacgcgtcgctgtgctacatgtgcagagagcagggagccgcgcacactacttagcgctggctccctgcactcctagctacagtacacatcgggttaattacccgatgtgtactgcagctacatgtgcagagagcagggagctggcactggcagcgtgagagcggcagacgctggtaacgaaggtaaatatcgggtaaccaggaaaaggtcttcccttggttacccgatgtttaccgtggttacagcttaccgcagctgccagacgccggctcctgctccctgctcgcttcatttcgtcgctctgtcgctgtcacacacagcgatgtgtgcgtcacagcgggagagcgacgaccaaaaaattaagctggaaaTTCAGCAACGagtggcaacctcacagcaggggccgggtcgttgctggatgtcacacacagcgacagcgacggggcgtcgctgctacgtcacagaaaatggtgatgtagcagcgacgtcgttgtcgctgtgtgtgacatcacctTTAGAGATGCCACAAGTTATCTGAAGAGGtcttaaaaagaggaaaaataacTTTAGTCTTCTGTAGTCCAATCTTTGTACTTCTtgcaaagttattttctctgataaAGCCACACTATAATCTGCTTGGGACATCTGGAAGAAtagttgtttggagaggtgaactcTACCATGAGTTCTGTGTCATGCCAAAAGTAAAGCATCCTAAGATCATTCATGTGTGAAGTTGCTTTTCCTTGAAGACAGTGGGATCACAATGACATTAATAAAGAATGATATATAAACATCCTTTAAAAGAAACTTCTCTCCGAAACAATTGTGGACAAACAAAACATACAAATTGTGATAAACGCCAAGCACTGATTAGGCAGGAATGAGTTCTTTCATCAATTGTGACACTACACAGACGTTTTTTATTGTGGCCTGCAATGTTAAACATTATAATATATTGGCTTTATGACACAAAGTCTAGTCGAACATATAAccgatataaataaaaataaacctgTGAAATCTAGGGTGTCACCAAACATTTTTTGGATAAACATGACGGTAACAGGTAATTTTTAGGATCAAAAAAAGTTAATAAACCCAAGCGGGGCGGTAACTGGGGTACCCTCACGTACTGTATCCTCAACTGCTTCACTGTAAACTGTGAGgtctcgcgggtagggtcctctctcctcctgtaccagtctgtgcctggaAATGTTCACGATTATTGCACTTGTCTATGTATGCTGCTTTTTACATGTAAagccgccatggaataaatggtgctataataataactgGCAGAAAAATTTACTCACTAGAGAAGCATCTTGGATTTTGCAATTGATCACTCGTTCGCCACATTGTATGAATTCCTGCTCAGATTTGCTATACATttattagttatatatatatatatatatatatatgtatatatttcagCCTTTCTTATATATTTGTTCATTAATTCATATGGGATTTCCTGCTGCTTACTGCAGATATTAGTGACATCATCTTAGGAGGTTAATGTTTTTATATTGAATTTCCTGTTTGTATTACTCATGTTATGaccaaaaatgacgtgcggtcgaaACGCGTCAACATCATTTCACTGCTTCCTATTTGATGCACAGGgaattttaaccctagaacgcatacctggggcctcgcaggcctgctaggtcacttgttttctatggtagatttctatggttgtgcgtgCTAGGGTTAATGAAGAGTAAAGGACAACCATGATTTTATCAGGACATCCACCAGTATTTTCTTTACTTTTTAACTGTACAAATTGAATCTAAACTACacatatttgtcaataaaagtttaagAACTTTGGAAATGCTTATAATTGAAGTTCAGTAAtcatagaaacatctgactaaaagtAATAAAGCAGCAAACTTTGTTAAAAGCAACatttgtcagtctcaaaacttttagccatgactgtacCGTGAAGAATAGTTTCTGCACAATGTCAACACACCCTGGAATCCAGTGACCCAAAGGGAGTGAAACTGGAGCTAAAGAGAGCTAAGATATTATAAGGCCATGATTTAAAAGATACACTCAAAAAATTAATTTAGAAACCTGAACCAGTTTTACAAAAGACAAGTTTGTAAAACCTCATCTAAGGCCTGGGCAGTGGCTTTCGTAAAAGGGAGAGGTCCCATAGCAAAAATCAAACTGCTCAAGGATTATGGTGCTGTATATCGATATTGAAATCAGAAGGGCTTGATGCTAGTTTAAACCTTTGTTCTCCATTGATGAACCTTGGGCTCTTCGTACCAGTAATGGCGTTTCATTGTACAGAGTCCTACATAGTTTCTTTGTACCTAATAGTAAAGAAAATGGGATGAACTAGAACAGGCCTCCTTCACTCCAAGGGAGTCGATAGCAGCTGCCTTGGTGTCCTTCTATAGCACATACACCCATGGACATGGGTACCTTGGAATATGCAATTAATGTTTTTACATTATATGGTCACGTATTATTTTTACTACCTGGTAAACCCCATTTGAAGTTTTAGAATGGCTTTCACAGTCAACAGATTGTTAGCGgactataaaaatatttttttgatggCAACTTATCTCACGAGAATTATTGACTTTTCAGCATATCAAATATTTGGCTaaattttatgtttatttttttttcaactgaCGAACTCATCAGTTTGTAGAACAAGTCAATTGATAAGTTGTGCAAATATTTTTAGCTGACGCTGTTCTTTAGGTTTGTAAGATGATGACAATTATTCAATTTGTATAATAATCTTAAACCAGCATACACTATTGTATGTCACCAAGGTCTAGTCAGAAAATTCACTTATATATTAGAGAAATTGATAATCACCACTTACAAACTGTCCCGTAGTTACCCGTTTTTGTGTAGTGGAACCTGTAATAATCTCTGCATCTGACTGAAGCACAATGTGAACGAGATGCAGAGCACTGCGCCAAGCCTCCACCTTTGGAAGAACATTGTCATACACCGGGACCTGTGTATATTCAGCGGAAAATTCTATTTCATTCTTTAAAACATTTCTCAAGTACTCATTAATCACATATGATGAAGGAGAAGAGCAAGTACTAATGTTTCTGAGTTCCTTCTGTATAATAGTCGTAGCTTCTAATTCGGAAGAATATTCACCCATGTTAAAAAGAAGAGTAGAAAGATATTTGATCCAGCCCTTGGCAAGGCATTTATAGACAAAGGATTGGTAATAGACAACAGAGGTGGACAACCATGATGAGGTACAGGACAGCGATCCTCTATTGGCGGAGCTAACAGGTTCAAGTGTTTCCTCAAGTTTTTGGAGATGATCAAGGCAGAATAATTCAACTGCACCACCTCCAGGAAACACTTTTTTATCTAGAAGTGCATTGTATAGTTTAGAGGAACAAGTCCAAAACTGATCTTCCATAATCTGTATTTTGGGCAATAGCCTGCAGCTTAGCACAACAGTGACTAGATTAATATCATGTGCGTAGATATTCACAGCAATCAATTGGTTTGGTTCTGAGCTCCACTGCGGACATATTTTGGCGTACACCTCACAGCCTATGCTATGGTTACTTACCTGTTTGAGATAGGTCACTGGTTCTGCGCCTATGCAGTCACTAAATGCCTGAAGAACGTTTGGCTTTACATGAGTAATAATAAGAATATCCCTGTGAATACATTGCATTGCAAGCTGCGGACAGGCATCTCCCCCCACTAAAACTACATTTATATTGGCTTGGACGATTTTATGATATGCAGTACTTATCCATGACTCTTCACATGAACTGATATTATCACCATATTTAGACACCAATTTGAGATTTCTTGCTCTATTAAAGCCAAGATGTCTGTACTTTTCTGTTAGTTCTCCATCCAAAAGAAGTACTCTTATAGGTTTGCCCTCAAACTTTTGAACAATGGTAGCATACTCTGGTCTTACTAAAGTCACATATCCAAAAGTAGCACTTGAGTTTAATTCTGATTGACTTCTTAATAAGCAAATATTTACATAGGCGGCCTGGAAGAGATCTTTGGTCACAGAAATTTGATGAGTGTTTTCAAGTAGAAGAGTAGCAGCCTTCTCCACAAGTTCCATAGCCTCCCAATTCCCATGACTCAAAGACTTTGTTAGATCTTCTAAACTATGGTAACTGATTGGTGGAGTATCCTGAAAACTGCATATTTTTGGGATTGAGAAGTGTCTACTATGAGACAGTTTGCTCATCTGCCTTATTTTACTATTTATGGATGGAATAATTTCTACATGCTTTACTGTTTTAGGAAGGTGCCCTAAACATTTAAGATCAGAGATTCCACCTCGAGTAGCGATGCAATGATTTTCATGATTGGTGCTTCTTCCTCCCGCTACAGATGTGCTATCACTTGAGGTCGGTTTTGTAGTAAGTACATTATGAAGAGGTATGTGTAAAGCTTCAAGGCTTTCAATACAAGAATTCAGTCCTTCTAACATTACTGAGACAATCAATGAAACGGGAATTCCATGGTGAAGACATTCAAGAACAGCTTTGCTCCATACTCCAACAAGGAAAAATAGAGTTGTTGTACCCGTTTTATAAGCTTTGTGATGGGCTTGAATAGTTTCATTAAGGAGTTGACCAACTGCACTGGATAAATCAAGACTTTCCAGAAGTCTAAATGCTGAGCAAGTCAAAGAGCTTTCCTGAGTATTCGGATCGTAAATAAACTTGTATGATTTCTGTGGTCCCAAGAAGGTCTTCACTGAAGATGACAAGTTACATAATTCAATCAATCCCAAGTGTCCTCCTAATTTCATAGTCATGATGGCCTAAGGTTAAAAAGAATCAATTTATTCAGGTGGTCAAAACTACctgtaaggctacatgcacacagtACATCTTTTACtgcgattttggtgcgtttttttgtgaagtttgtggtcacaaaagatgcacccaaatgcatgcatttccttcccccagcaaagtctatgagatttctattttgctgtccacacagtgcatcttttttggctgtgttttgaagatgcagcatgtcacttctttataCGTTTTGTTCCTTTGTttcagaggactggcagatcaatctccCCTCTGACTTAGggtcggcgggggattgatccctggtatctggccagatgtgggccacatataagtctatgggaaccagcatccgatgcaaaggggtaggagcaagcgctttatacttaccgatTCACCagggtggctgtcacactgctcctgctcattctagtgatgtgtcggtcctgAATGATCCCTTTAAGGTATATCTCTTTTTTCTAAACGTTTCCAATttatataccaggagatcccaatgGGTGGTGCCCTTCTCCCATTGATAATTGGTCTCCAATGAtttgacacaaagatccggctccctactGTGACTGaaaggagccggatccccagtgagagccactaaagtcTCTTATCGTCTCTAACTGTGTGTAAACTTTTGGTGTTTGGTGGgtgaaaccccgcccatttgaacaaAACACCACCCACTTAGCAAATTAATTGGCTCGTTGTgactgggcggggtttagccgtggGTGGCCGTGGTTTCAGCGGCGTTAACACAAGCTTAAATATGTGTTTACctgcggtgaacacatatttaatagggagccaggAACGAGccaaaagagccggctctttttggtgagcagagccatgggaaccggatcaccaaaaggagacggactgcccatcactagctcATTCACTTCCCAGGCTACTCATTACCTCCATTGAATATgcactacttcccccgcccaccggcatctgcgaTTGGTTATAGTCtgacgagcccccacactgagtgacagcgtgtctgacacttccaatcacagatgcctgtgcgggtctatattgtacattaaaataaataaattaaaaaaaattggcataggatcccccaatattataatacccagcacatataaagcccaacagctgggggttggtattctcaggatggggaaaccCATGGGTATTGGGCGctcccctgcctaaaaatatcaacctgcagctgtccggaattgccacatccattagatgtgacagttgcgGCACTTTAcgactgccctggtgtggtggcaaatctaTGTTGTttattatcctatcatattttgtttctcctttaaaaaacacattaCCATAACTCGGCAAAACCTTGTGCGTTTTTTGGGCCATAAGCTGCGTTTTCTGTGACCAAAGGAAAAAAGATGCACTtggaaaaagatgcagcgtgcgcatatagcctaaagggggctttacacgctacgacattcctAATGCGAACTCGtaggggtcacagaattggtgacgcacatccggccgcattagcgatgcagttgcgtgtgacacctatgagcgattttgcatcgtcgcaaaatcgctcaatggtgacatgggggtccattctcaaatatcgttactgcagcagtaacgaggttgttccttgttcctgcggcagcacacatcgctccgtgtgacgccgcaggaacgaggaacatctccttacctgcctcccgaccgcaatgcagaaggaaggaggtgggcaggatgttacatcccgctcatctccgcccctccacttctattgggcggcggttcagtgacgcagctgttacgtcgctgtgacgcttaacgaaccacccccttagaaaggaggcattcgccggtcacagcgacgtcacaggacaggtaagtagtgtgacgggtctgggcgatgttgtgcggca contains:
- the BBS12 gene encoding chaperonin-containing T-complex member BBS12 isoform X1, yielding MAIMTMKLGGHLGLIELCNLSSSVKTFLGPQKSYKFIYDPNTQESSLTCSAFRLLESLDLSSAVGQLLNETIQAHHKAYKTGTTTLFFLVGVWSKAVLECLHHGIPVSLIVSVMLEGLNSCIESLEALHIPLHNVLTTKPTSSDSTSVAGGRSTNHENHCIATRGGISDLKCLGHLPKTVKHVEIIPSINSKIRQMSKLSHSRHFSIPKICSFQDTPPISYHSLEDLTKSLSHGNWEAMELVEKAATLLLENTHQISVTKDLFQAAYVNICLLRSQSELNSSATFGYVTLVRPEYATIVQKFEGKPIRVLLLDGELTEKYRHLGFNRARNLKLVSKYGDNISSCEESWISTAYHKIVQANINVVLVGGDACPQLAMQCIHRDILIITHVKPNVLQAFSDCIGAEPVTYLKQVSNHSIGCEVYAKICPQWSSEPNQLIAVNIYAHDINLVTVVLSCRLLPKIQIMEDQFWTCSSKLYNALLDKKVFPGGGAVELFCLDHLQKLEETLEPVSSANRGSLSCTSSWLSTSVVYYQSFVYKCLAKGWIKYLSTLLFNMGEYSSELEATTIIQKELRNISTCSSPSSYVINEYLRNVLKNEIEFSAEYTQVPVYDNVLPKVEAWRSALHLVHIVLQSDAEIITGSTTQKRVTTGQFVSGDYQFL
- the BBS12 gene encoding chaperonin-containing T-complex member BBS12 isoform X2, whose protein sequence is MTMKLGGHLGLIELCNLSSSVKTFLGPQKSYKFIYDPNTQESSLTCSAFRLLESLDLSSAVGQLLNETIQAHHKAYKTGTTTLFFLVGVWSKAVLECLHHGIPVSLIVSVMLEGLNSCIESLEALHIPLHNVLTTKPTSSDSTSVAGGRSTNHENHCIATRGGISDLKCLGHLPKTVKHVEIIPSINSKIRQMSKLSHSRHFSIPKICSFQDTPPISYHSLEDLTKSLSHGNWEAMELVEKAATLLLENTHQISVTKDLFQAAYVNICLLRSQSELNSSATFGYVTLVRPEYATIVQKFEGKPIRVLLLDGELTEKYRHLGFNRARNLKLVSKYGDNISSCEESWISTAYHKIVQANINVVLVGGDACPQLAMQCIHRDILIITHVKPNVLQAFSDCIGAEPVTYLKQVSNHSIGCEVYAKICPQWSSEPNQLIAVNIYAHDINLVTVVLSCRLLPKIQIMEDQFWTCSSKLYNALLDKKVFPGGGAVELFCLDHLQKLEETLEPVSSANRGSLSCTSSWLSTSVVYYQSFVYKCLAKGWIKYLSTLLFNMGEYSSELEATTIIQKELRNISTCSSPSSYVINEYLRNVLKNEIEFSAEYTQVPVYDNVLPKVEAWRSALHLVHIVLQSDAEIITGSTTQKRVTTGQFVSGDYQFL